A stretch of the Arachis stenosperma cultivar V10309 chromosome 6, arast.V10309.gnm1.PFL2, whole genome shotgun sequence genome encodes the following:
- the LOC130936298 gene encoding uncharacterized protein LOC130936298, with protein MANPSSSSSSSSQFTYSSDPSYFPTPFHLQQPPYAPPPRPPPPTVAAAPAAAAYSYPPPPSHHHQFQRDAQQLFQRDAQTITPEALESVKAAIASSDVDHKTDAKRKAVPRRAAGQTWEDPSLAEWPENDHRLFCGDLGNEVNDDVLSKAFTRFPSFNMARVVRDKRSGKTKGYGFVSFADPSDLAVALKEMNGKYVGNRPIKLCKSKWKERTDYDAVDKQKKHSKKKLKSSSKVGVLHY; from the coding sequence ATGGCAAACCCTTCCTCATCTTCCTCCTCCTCGTCTCAATTCACCTACTCCTCCGATCCCTCTTACTTCCCCACTCCCTTCCACCTTCAACAACCGCCTTACGCCCCACCCCCTCGTCCCCCTCCTCCCACCGTCGCCGCTGCCCCCGCTGCTGCCGCATACAGCTATCCTCCTCCACCGTCACACCACCACCAATTCCAGCGCGACGCTCAGCAACTCTTCCAGCGCGACGCCCAGACCATCACCCCGGAGGCTCTCGAGAGCGTGAAGGCCGCCATAGCCAGCAGCGACGTCGACCACAAGACCGACGCGAAGCGGAAGGCAGTTCCCCGCCGTGCCGCTGGGCAGACGTGGGAGGATCCCTCGCTGGCCGAGTGGCCGGAGAACGACCATCGCTTGTTCTGCGGTGATCTAGGGAACGAGGTGAACGACGACGTTTTGTCGAAGGCGTTCACAAGATTCCCTTCGTTTAACATGGCGAGAGTTGTGAGGGACAAGCGATCAGGGAAGACCAAAGGGTACGGATTCGTGAGCTTTGCGGACCCTTCGGACCTCGCTGTGGCTCTGAAGGAGATGAACGGGAAGTACGTTGGGAACAGGCCAATCAAGCTATGCAAGAGCAAGTGGAAGGAGAGGACCGATTATGATGCTGTTGATAAGCAGAAGAAGCACTCCAAGAAGAAGTTGAAGTCTTCCTCCAAGGTTGGCGTGTTGCATTACTAA
- the LOC130933652 gene encoding uncharacterized protein LOC130933652 gives MADAPPPTPSELLRMVTELQQANQRMAEANEHMRSENQRMQQQIEQLINARIEHGNNHDARNNDEEHRTHVSETPQDEEGGGPHDSEKRAETDKDELDNSTGPFTADIMNFQLPRQFTLPTTLTPYDGLGDPKQHIKKFRSIMIVNGASDPILCRCFPSFLDGPALDWFCSLPADSISRFQELAKQFEDHFAASAIYLHDSDYLTTVKQGPQESLKDYITRFTKIAMRIPDLHPEVHLHAIKSGLRPGKFQEAIAVAKPKTLAEFREKAKGQIDIEELRQARKTEKSAVTKDDGKPRENRKSFKPVPRYESYTQFNTKRDDIIKEILNSKLIKPPRKAGSYPEPKNVDKSKYYSFHQKFGHTTDECVIAKDLLERLARQGHLDKFIAGHMQKRSTSAADPSSVATPSKDKEKVPAQPRGIINCISGGYAGGGCTSSARKRTYRAMLALTDTANNSQPTQMPPEITFSQTDYHAQDTNLDDPVVISIQLGDLIVRKVLLDPGSSADVLFFTTFEKMKLSTNILQPSVGDLVGFSGERVPVMGSVWLQTTLGEQPASRTQDIQYLVVDTFSPYNLILGRPFLNRFAAIVSTVHLCIKFPLQDNTVAIVHGDLQDARHCYNTSLKPIKGNNDRRVNSIGAEQPMLTELDLRADLQDRPLPNEELVKLTLTDDPTKFTFIGASIKGDAKNKLINFLRQNADLFAWT, from the coding sequence ATGGCTGACGCTCCTCCTCCCACCCCATCGGAGCTCCTCCGTATGGTGACTGAACTTCAACAAGCGAATCAGCGCATGGCCGAGGCTAATGAGCATATGAGAAGCGAGAATCAACGTATGCAACAACAAATCGAGCAGTTAATCAACGCCCGCATTGAGCATGGTAACAATCATGACGCACGAAATAATGACGAGGAACATCGCACACATGTGTCGGAGACACCTCAGGACGAGGAAGGCGGCGGTCCGCACGACAGTGAAAAAAGAGCCGAAACAGATAAAGACGAGCTTGACAATTCCACAGGGCCATTCACGGCAGACATCATGAATTTCCAGTTGCCTAGGCAATTTACTCTACCAACAACATTGACTCCTTATGATGGATTGGGAGACCCAAAGCAACACATCAAGAAGTTCCGATCAATTATGATCGTTAATGGTGCATCTGATCCTATTCTCTGCCGTTGTTTTCCTTCTTTCTTAGATGGTCCTGCACTTGACTGGTTTTGCTCTTTGCCTGCAGATTCTATTTCCCGATTTCAAGAACTGGCAAAGCAATTTGAGGACCATTTTGCAGCATCCGCTATTTACCTACATGACTCGGACTATCTGACAACTGTTAAACAAGGCCCTCAAGAAAGCCTAAAGGACTACATCACCCGTTTCACGAAGATAGCAATGAGGATTCCCGATCTCCATCCTGAAGTCCACCTGCATGCTATTAAGAGTGGGCTCCGTCCAGGGAAATTCCAGGAGGCTATCGCGGTAGCTAAACCAAAAACCCTGGCCGAGTTCCGCGAAAAGGCTAAAGGACAAATCGACATCGAAGAACTCCGTCAAGCTCGGAAAACAGAAAAGTCGGCAGTCACCAAAGACGACGGGAAGCCTCGCGAAAACAGAAAAAGCTTCAAACCAGTACCTCGATATGAGTCATATACGCAGTTCAATACCAAGCGGGACGACATCATCAAGGAGATATTAAATTCTAAGCTGATCAAACCTCCACGGAAAGCCGGGAGTTATCCAGAGCCAAAAAACGTTGATAAATCCAAGTATTATTCATTTCATCAGAAATTCGGTCATACAACCGATGAATGTGTGATCGCTAAAGATCTCCTTGAGCGATTGGCAAGACAGGGGCACCTCGATAAATTCATTGCAGGTCACATGCAAAAGAGATCCACTTCTGCCGCGGATCCGTCCTCGGTAGCAACTCCATCAAAGGACAAAGAGAAAGTTCCTGCCCAACCCAGGGGCATAATCAATTGCATCTCTGGGGGCTATGCCGGAGGAGGATGCACAAGCTCTGCACGTAAACGCACATACAGAGCAATGCTCGCCCTGACGGATACGGCCAATAATTCTCAGCCGACACAAATGCCACCTGAGATAACGTTCTCCCAGACCGATTATCATGCTCAAGACACAAATCTCGATGATCCTGTTGTCATCTCTATTCAGCTGGGCGATTTAATAGTTCGGAAAGTGCTGCTGGATCCAGGCAGCAGTGCTGACGTTTTATTCTTCACTACATttgaaaaaatgaaattaagTACTAACATTTTGCAACCATCTGTAGGGGACTTGGTCGGCTTCTCAGGAGAGCGGGTCCCGGTCATGGGTTCAGTATGGTTACAAACCACATTGGGAGAACAGCCTGCATCTAGAACACAAGACATTCAATATTTGGTGGTCGACACTTTCAGTCCTTACAACCTTATTTTAGGGCGACCCTTCTTAAACAGGTTTGCCGCAATTGTATCTACTGTTCATCTCTGTATCAAGTTTCCCCTGCAGGATAATACCGTGGCCATAGTCCACGGCGACTTACAAGATGCTCGGCACTGTTACAACACTAGCCTAAAACCCATCAAAGGAAATAATGACAGACGTGTAAACTCCATAGGCGCAGAGCAACCGATGCTTACCGAACTAGATCTCCGGGCCGACCTCCAAGATCGCCCTCTACCCAATGAAGAACTGGTTAAGCTCACTCTGACAGATGATCCAACCAAATTTACATTTATCGGCGCATCCATCAAAGGCGATGCGAAAAACAAGCTCATCAACTTCCTACGACAGAACGCCGACCTATTCGCCTGGACATGA
- the LOC130933087 gene encoding protein NETWORKED 3A-like isoform X2 gives MMDEMTKNQPSHWWWLETTTTNRSPWLQSTLSELNEKTKAMLKVIEEDADSFAKRAEMYYKKRPELLRMVEDFYRTHRSLAERYDQVRPETGIGLLNSGGSPFASAKHRFEKLLTFADDHRGYDTYSESYDVESEVDDPEQEVEEEEESKSNHKEEVEVSYVAVNDEVIRLRDEMKRLNEETKAQKDQLKMKDSACDEVMMLREEIERLKEENEAQREQLKQKDEEKIEVIRQLSMAIDVMKEENVKMRNFIVAKESTKKWNKKPFEFNKFVGELSEKIFNFNFNVIPKNEPSVELSRRGLTSLQIS, from the exons atgatggatgAAATGACCAAGAATCAACCTTCACACTGGTGGTGGCTTGAAACCACCACCACTAACCGTTCCCCGTGGCTTCAATCCACTCTTTCAG AACTAAATGAGAAGACAAAAGCTATGTTAAAGGTAATTGAAGAAGATGCAGATTCCTTTGCCAAGCGTGCAGAGATGTACTACAAGAAGAGGCCAGAGCTTTTAAGAATGGTTGAAGATTTCTATAGGACGCATCGCTCGCTAGCCGAGCGCTATGATCAAGTCAGACCCGAAACTGGAATCGGCCTACTCAATTCAGGAGGATCCCCATTTGCATCGGCCAAGCATCGGTTCGAGAAGTTGCTGACTTTTGCAGATGATCATCGTGGTTATGATACTTATTCAGAGAGTTATGATGTGGAATCTGAAGTTGATGATCCTGAgcaagaagtagaagaagaagaagagagcaAGTCTAATCACAAAGAAGAGGTGGAAGTTTCATATGTTGCTGTGAATGATGAAGTGATAAGACTGAGGGATGAGATGAAGAGACTCAATGAAGAGACCAAGGCACAGAAGGATCAACTCAAGATGAAAGATTCTGCTTGTGATGAAGTAATGATGCTGAGGGAAGAAATAGAGAGGCTTAAAGAAGAGAATGAGGCACAGAGGGAACAACTCAAGCAGAAGGACGAGGAGAAGATAGAGGTGATAAGGCAACTGAGTATGGCAATTGATGTGATGAAGGAGGAGAATGTGAAGATGAGAAACTTCATTGTTGCTAAGGAATCCACCAAGAAATGGAACAAGAAACCATTTGAGTTCAACAAATTTGTGGGAGAATTGTCTGagaaaattttcaatttcaatttcaatgtgATTCCAAAGAATGAGCCTAGTGTGGAGCTCTCTAGACGTGGTTTAACTAGTTTGCAAATATCTTAA
- the LOC130936538 gene encoding uncharacterized protein LOC130936538, translating into MGPGGPGGPGGPGFGGLGGPGGPGWGPGPGWAPGPGGPGWGPPGPGFFGPGGFFGGFGDGICNLISSCFYCLCCCWLFQGCFGGPRASFGPPGPGGPPGF; encoded by the exons ATGGGACCGGGTGGGCCGGGTGGTCCTGGTGGGCCTGGTTTTGGTGGCCTTGGCGGACCTGGAGGCCCTGGATGGGGTCCTGGCCCTGGTTGGGCTCCGGGGCCTGGTGGACCAGGCTGGGGTCCTCCTGGGCCTGGTTTCTTTGGACCCGGTGGATTTTTTGGTGGGTTTGGAGATGGTATATGCAACCTCATTTCTTCATG CTTCTATTGTTTGTGCTGTTGTTGGTTGTTCCAAGGTTGCTTCGGAGGTCCACGTGCATCATTTGGCCCACCCGGCCCAGGAGGTCCACCTGGCTTCTGA
- the LOC130933087 gene encoding protein NETWORKED 3A-like isoform X1, producing the protein MISNRRRVKQKRKKKKMMDEMTKNQPSHWWWLETTTTNRSPWLQSTLSELNEKTKAMLKVIEEDADSFAKRAEMYYKKRPELLRMVEDFYRTHRSLAERYDQVRPETGIGLLNSGGSPFASAKHRFEKLLTFADDHRGYDTYSESYDVESEVDDPEQEVEEEEESKSNHKEEVEVSYVAVNDEVIRLRDEMKRLNEETKAQKDQLKMKDSACDEVMMLREEIERLKEENEAQREQLKQKDEEKIEVIRQLSMAIDVMKEENVKMRNFIVAKESTKKWNKKPFEFNKFVGELSEKIFNFNFNVIPKNEPSVELSRRGLTSLQIS; encoded by the exons atgatAAGCAACAGGAGAAGAGTGAAgcagaagaggaagaagaagaagatgatggatgAAATGACCAAGAATCAACCTTCACACTGGTGGTGGCTTGAAACCACCACCACTAACCGTTCCCCGTGGCTTCAATCCACTCTTTCAG AACTAAATGAGAAGACAAAAGCTATGTTAAAGGTAATTGAAGAAGATGCAGATTCCTTTGCCAAGCGTGCAGAGATGTACTACAAGAAGAGGCCAGAGCTTTTAAGAATGGTTGAAGATTTCTATAGGACGCATCGCTCGCTAGCCGAGCGCTATGATCAAGTCAGACCCGAAACTGGAATCGGCCTACTCAATTCAGGAGGATCCCCATTTGCATCGGCCAAGCATCGGTTCGAGAAGTTGCTGACTTTTGCAGATGATCATCGTGGTTATGATACTTATTCAGAGAGTTATGATGTGGAATCTGAAGTTGATGATCCTGAgcaagaagtagaagaagaagaagagagcaAGTCTAATCACAAAGAAGAGGTGGAAGTTTCATATGTTGCTGTGAATGATGAAGTGATAAGACTGAGGGATGAGATGAAGAGACTCAATGAAGAGACCAAGGCACAGAAGGATCAACTCAAGATGAAAGATTCTGCTTGTGATGAAGTAATGATGCTGAGGGAAGAAATAGAGAGGCTTAAAGAAGAGAATGAGGCACAGAGGGAACAACTCAAGCAGAAGGACGAGGAGAAGATAGAGGTGATAAGGCAACTGAGTATGGCAATTGATGTGATGAAGGAGGAGAATGTGAAGATGAGAAACTTCATTGTTGCTAAGGAATCCACCAAGAAATGGAACAAGAAACCATTTGAGTTCAACAAATTTGTGGGAGAATTGTCTGagaaaattttcaatttcaatttcaatgtgATTCCAAAGAATGAGCCTAGTGTGGAGCTCTCTAGACGTGGTTTAACTAGTTTGCAAATATCTTAA